From Coccinella septempunctata chromosome 4, icCocSept1.1, whole genome shotgun sequence, a single genomic window includes:
- the LOC123310904 gene encoding endocuticle structural glycoprotein SgAbd-5-like translates to MKIVVLCIIISVVSVWCAKIQNYENHRQVTILEHENNIGEGTYNFGFKTSDGSQRQERAELKNPGGKDESMVVQGSYTFVGTDGNTYTVNYIADENGYRASGDHIPTNEKRV, encoded by the exons atgaaaatt GTGGTTCTGTGTATTATTATATCTGTAGTTTCCGTTTGGTGTGCTAAGATTCAAAACTATGAAAATCACCGGCAGGTGACTATTCTAGAACATGAAAATAATATAGGAGAAGGAACTTATAATTTTGG cTTCAAGACGAGTGATGGTTCCCAAAGGCAGGAAAGAGCAGAATTGAAAAATCCAGGAGGTAAAGATGAGAGTATGGTCGTACAAGGTTCTTACACCTTCGTTGGAACAGATGGAAATACATACACGGTCAATTATATTGCTGATGAAAATGGATATAGGGCCAGCGGAGATCACATTCCCACAAACGAAAAACGTGTATGA
- the LOC123311765 gene encoding larval cuticle protein LCP-17-like — translation MDLSKFYVCVCLVVAIEAISIPQYAYREVEDKAVALQKKAPIPILKQSFEQSKEGYQYSYETGNGIHAEESGYLKNKGDEKHEVMVQQGTITYHDEHGKPISLTYIADEKGFRASGEHLPTPPPIPEAILKSLEQNAREEQQEQHLEQVHQAQISQSAQKETPEYQYQQPEQVVEYEAPQYQISQKDYQNQIQEQIQKQLRDQQYHQPQQEYQIQQYHQAGY, via the exons ATGGATTTGTCGAAATTTTAT GTGTGCGTTTGCTTAGTCGTAGCAATTGAAGCTATATCCATTCCTCAATATGCTTACAGAGAAGTGGAGGACAAGGCAGTGGCACTACAGAAGAAGGCACCAATTCCTATTTTGAAACAAAGCTTTGAACAAAGCAAAGAGGGCTATCAATACAG CTATGAAACTGGCAACGGAATTCACGCTGAAGAATCAGGTTACCTCAAAAACAAGGGCGATGAAAAACACGAAGTTATGGTTCAACAAGGAACCATCACATACCACGATGAGCATGGCAAACCAATTTCTCTCACCTACATTGCCGACGAAAAAGGTTTCCGCGCCAGTGGTGAGCACCTTCCAACTCCTCCACCAATTCCCGAAGCAATCCTGAAGTCACTCGAACAAAATGCCCGTGAGGAACAACAAGAACAGCACCTAGAGCAAGTTCATCAAGCTCAAATCTCTCAATCAGCACAGAAAGAGACGCCAGAATATCAATATCAGCAACCAGAGCAAGTCGTGGAATATGAAGCCCCTCAATATCAAATTTCTCAGAAGGATTATCAGAATCAAATACAGGAGCAGATCCAGAAGCAACTGAGAGATCAACAGTACCATCAACCTCAGCAAGAATATCAAATTCAACAATATCATCAAGCTGGATACTGA